The sequence TCTATCGGATAGGTATGACTTGCTGCGATAAAGGGCAATTCTGCCAGTTCAATGCCGATCCCGTGAGCAAGGAACCTTACCTTGTGGGGTTTGTAACCAAGGTAATAATCTCCATACCCGAGCTTTTCTGCAAGTTTTTTTGAGTATTCAAAAAGTTCGCTGCTTACCATGCCTTCAAGCACCTTATCGAGTACACGGTAGTGTATCTCCCTGCAAGCCTCAAAAGCCCCCTTGAAAGGTTCAGGCATTGAACCAATAGCGTACATCCTTGTCTGATCAGCCTGATAACCGTGATAGCAGATACCAAAATCAACAAGAATGGGTTCACCTTTTTTAATCTTCTTCATGCTCGCGCCTACAGGAAAAGCCGGTGAAAGCCCCAGCCCACCCATAGGGGAATCTGACTGGCTTACAATGCTTCCTGTACGTCCGCTTATAACATGCCACGAGTATGCTTCATAATTCATAGATCGGACACGCAACAGGCCTTCATGTCCAAGTTTTTTCGCATATGCCTCAAGCAGTCCGCCCAGTTCAATTTCTGTCATGCCCTCTTTCAGCAGTTCAGGCACCTGTTGATAGACCTTCTTTTGTATTGCTGCAGCCCGTTCCATAATTTTTATTTCAAAAAGTGACTTTCTCTTTCTCAGTTCCTTTGTAAGGGGAGAGACATTGACAAATTCACATTCGCCCAAAAGGTCTTTGAATTTAATCACATCGTTATAGGGCATTACATCGAGCTGTATCCCGACATTTTTCAAAGGTGTTATGTGTGGGAGGATGTCTTTTATTGAACTCATAGGAACAATCTCTTCAAGAGGGGACTCCCTGCGCGCCCTTGATATCTCCCTCTTAACGAACAAAACCGGTTTCCCTTCGAGGGGTACAAAGAGAAGTGAGTCCTGCATTGTGCCCGAAAGATAATAATAATCGATTTTATAATGGAAAAAGGCCCCTTTAAGAGAGGCCTTTTCCATTAAACCCTTTAGTTTATCAATTCTATTATAAATCTCTTCTTTTGGTGCATAGAGCATGCAATTATTTATCCTTCCAGACAGGTTTTCTTTTTTCCATAAAAGCACCGATGCCCTCAACTGCATCTTCTGTTTTCATACAGCCATGAAGATAAATAATTTCAGATGCTTTCAATGCATCGGTGAAATTCAGGTCAAGCCCTGCCTTAATGGCGCGCTTTGTCCAGATGCTGACCGGCCTGCTCTTGTTCAGATATTCAGCAAGATATTTATCCACTTCAGCCTTGAAATTTTCAACAGGAAGTACAACATTTACGAGACCTATGGCCTCAGCTTCTTTTGCGTTCAGAGCCTTGCCTGTCAGGAGAAGCTCGTAGGTCTTTTTAAGGCCGATGATCTTAGGGAACAATGCAGCGGCAACAGGCGGGAACACACCTACGGCAATCTCCGGTTGACCTATTCTTGCCTTCTCAGAGGCGATCACGATATCACAGAAGCTTGAGAGTTCGCAGCCACCGCCCAGAGATCTGCCGTTTACTACTGCAACGGTAATAACATCCATCTCTGCCATGTGCCTGAACATCCCGTGGAAGACATCGATCATTTCATCCACTTTGTCGTCTGTGTGGTCTGCAACATCTACACCGTCACAGAATGCCTTCTCTCCTGCATGATCAAAAACGAGAAGTTGTACAGATTGATCCTTTTTTACCTCAACAAGCACTTCATTGATCTCTTTCATCATAGAGATGGTAAGCCAGTTTGAAGGAGGCGTATTAAGTGTTATCTTTGCAACCTTATCTTTTTTTTCATAAACAATACTATTGAAACCCATGGCTATTCTCCCTTGCTCTTATTTTGTATTTTGTATTTTGTATTGCGGATTTACCTACATTTGTTAAGATCAATATTCAGTGATTTCGAGTTCTAAAATCCAAAACCTGCAAGACAAAATCCAAAATAAAAAAAGGGGGGATAAACCCCCCTTAAGTTTGTTTCTCTTGTTACTTCGCCTGCGGTGCACCCATAACTTGTGCCATGAAGTCTTCGTTGACAAGCTCGCCCTTTGCAATGAGCTGACGGTTCTTGATGAAATCGATGGTATCTTTACCGGTGATCTTCTTGGTATTAAATGCGCCGAAACCAAGGAATGCCTCGCCCATCATGTTTGTTGCCAGCCAGTATCTGTGATCGTTCTTAATCTGATCCCAGAAGAATTTCTTTTTCTGTCTAATGCCGTCAATGGACTTATTCAAGCATCCGGGGAAGAGGTTCGCGA is a genomic window of Pseudomonadota bacterium containing:
- a CDS encoding Xaa-Pro peptidase family protein, which gives rise to MLLWKKENLSGRINNCMLYAPKEEIYNRIDKLKGLMEKASLKGAFFHYKIDYYYLSGTMQDSLLFVPLEGKPVLFVKREISRARRESPLEEIVPMSSIKDILPHITPLKNVGIQLDVMPYNDVIKFKDLLGECEFVNVSPLTKELRKRKSLFEIKIMERAAAIQKKVYQQVPELLKEGMTEIELGGLLEAYAKKLGHEGLLRVRSMNYEAYSWHVISGRTGSIVSQSDSPMGGLGLSPAFPVGASMKKIKKGEPILVDFGICYHGYQADQTRMYAIGSMPEPFKGAFEACREIHYRVLDKVLEGMVSSELFEYSKKLAEKLGYGDYYLGYKPHKVRFLAHGIGIELAELPFIAASHTYPIEEGAVFAIEPKMVFPKKGACGIENTVLIENSRYRVLTDNDESIMIL
- a CDS encoding enoyl-CoA hydratase/isomerase family protein; its protein translation is MGFNSIVYEKKDKVAKITLNTPPSNWLTISMMKEINEVLVEVKKDQSVQLLVFDHAGEKAFCDGVDVADHTDDKVDEMIDVFHGMFRHMAEMDVITVAVVNGRSLGGGCELSSFCDIVIASEKARIGQPEIAVGVFPPVAAALFPKIIGLKKTYELLLTGKALNAKEAEAIGLVNVVLPVENFKAEVDKYLAEYLNKSRPVSIWTKRAIKAGLDLNFTDALKASEIIYLHGCMKTEDAVEGIGAFMEKRKPVWKDK